cTTAGGGTGAGCAAACCAAAATgttggagctggggctggggctgatgCCCATGTTACTATGCTTAGGAGTGGAGAAGATTATCTCTGCATCTAAGTGTATTCGGCTGGACTTGCTTTCTAGCTGGATTAAGCTTCTCCAGTGACAACTTTGTTTTCATTACACTACTCCAGGGTTCCTATCTTGGAATAACTCCCTGAAGACCTGGGGTTACTCACTGCTTCTCTCTTACCCTTAGTTCCTTCACTAGAGAACCGAAAGTTCCAGGCAGCTGGCACACAGATTTAACCCCCACTGCATCCCATTCTCACCTGTCTGCCTCTCTGTTCCCTCTTCTTGCCTCCTCCATCCTTGGGTAGTATTGCAGGGGATTCAGCCAGAGATCCTTACAGATGATCTGGTAGTGGAAAAAGCATGGTGGGACCAGGGTATGGACCCTATTCCCACTACCCAAGTAGCTGGGAGGCCCTCCAAGGCCATTTCTTATGCTCCCCATGATGGCCTCACCTCAGCAATCCTATTAGATTCTGCAAAGTTGTGGTCAGAAAACAAGTTAAAAAGCTTAAAATTGGTGCAGTGGTGGCTGCGGTTGTAGGCCTGGTGTTCAAAAGTGTGGAACCATTGGATCGGAGTGGAGTAAAATTCCCAGTATCctggaagaagaggaagatgTGGGAAAAGATTCTGAACACCTCCGTGCCTGGCCCATCCAGAAAACCACATCTTACCAGTGATGGTAATGTCATAAATCTTAATgatggcttcattttcaaagtagGGGTTGCTCCGAAAGGAAAATGTGATCTTGCAGCTCTTCCTGGGATAGCTGAATTCTTCCACCTGACAGGGAAAGGTAGAGAAAGGTGACCCCTCCCTATGGAACAAGCCTTTCCCTGATTCGGTTCTGAATCAGTACCACTTGCCCTCAATAGCTAGCTCATCCCTGAGGGCTGATGCTCCCAGACTCACCTCCAAATTGATCATGTAGCTGAGCATGTCCACATCTTGGTCAGTGATGATGGCTGACATCTGAGGTGGTTCAGAATCTGCACCGGGTCAAGAAGCCTTAACATGCTACGGATGGAAGGGATAGATGCAAGCAGTGTACATCCACAGAGCAATGAGACATGGGTAGTGCACCTCCCAGATTTCTAGGCATTGCTGGATGGTCTCCTTCAATCACACCCTTCATCATAGACTACCTTTCGTCTACTGTTTTCTTGGCTTTCTGTTCCCATATAGCCGTCTGCTCTCACACTTGGAAAGTCTGTTTCCTGAGATCCTGAGCGCTCTCTTACAAATCTGTGGGGGTCTGTATGCTACTAATTATGCACGAAAGGCAGTCTCTGAGTTCCTGGTGAGGGTGCAAAAGTGTACATAGGACTTCATGTGCTGAATGTATCCGCCTAAGTAAGCAGTACATAGAGCTAAATCCTACACATGAAGAAGGAAGACAAAATTACTACCCACAGAATCAATATCCTCCCAAGACCCCTGTGTGTGGCTGTGTCCATCCCTTTTCCTCAACAGGACCTCCTTCCTCTTGCACCACTGCCTCTCACAACTAGGACTGCCTCCTTCCCCAGCTGTGACTTCCTCCCATGACCCTCACCCCTAGTCCACTCCCCTTGGAATTGCAGTAAGGATACgttttttgttggtatttttttttttggtgttttttgggggagggcttttatcatctttttgtattaaaatataatcaACATATAATAAAATGTCCAGCCCTTAATCTGTTCAGTAGCCACAACTCTACACACCCACATAATCACCAAACAGGATTTAGCAGATTTTCACCACCCCCAAAAGTTTCTTTGCGTCTCTTCGGCCAAATTCCCTCCCTGCACTTAAGAAAGCTGCACTTTCTATCACCAGAAAGGAGCTTTGCCTGCGCTTGGACTTTAGCTAAACGCAGTTGCACAAGGATACGGTTTTGACCCAGAAGCCAGGAATACCCTCGATGATGCTGCTTCTGCGCTTCAGCTTGCGCTTCAGCAGGCACAGGGCCCGGTTGGCTCGGGCTTGCAGGCTGCTCAGCTCTAACTGCAGGACCTCCAGCGCCTGCAGGGATGTCCTGGCCTCCGCGGCATCGCACCCTGGCTGGGCCCGCCCgcactcctcctgcccctcctccaggctTTTCTGCTCCGCCTCTCGCTCCTGCTCTTGCACCTGCTCTTCGGCCACTCCCTCCACTACCTCCATGATATTCTCCAGCACCACGTCCTCCCCGATCACACTGAAGCCTCAAGCTCGtcagacaaatttattagtcTCAGGGGCTTGTTTATATACCCCAACAGGTCGTGAGAAGAGGAACTATCCTAGATAACTATTACCACTagcaggaactattctagataaCCATTACCATTATGTTATCCTTAAGAATACGGTGGATTAGATAGTGACCAAAGCTCACAATATTCTATTATGTTACTGAAACAAATacactcataaatcttgttgcccaggtcgTTCGTGCTATCAAGTCCTGGTTCCGCCAGGCACGTGCACCTGTAGGGACAGCATGGCCCAGTTATTACGGAAGTAACTTGCTGTTACGGAAACaaatgcctttgtttcccacaggcaTATGCATGGAAagcatgattttaaaatgtagcGCTCTGGACAGATAATTGAGGACTGGACACTGACAATATTTCTCAACAGGGCAGAAGTTACACTTTCACAATTACCCAAAATGAGCATTTTCAAGGTTTGTCAGTAGGGCTGAAGTTACATCTTTAGTCATTACACATAGGGGCAACTGATACAAAAGTAGTCAAGCAGTTCAAAGATCAGTGTATTCTTAGTTTGTGGGAGAGTAGTCTAAGCATATAGATTAAAACTGTCAGTCATGAGCTCACAAAATTATTTCTCAAGGCTTGCTGTGGAACTTTTAAGAAGTGAAAGGCTGCTGTGACTAGAAGGGAAAAGAACTTGAAGGTTTgtggggaaatgcaaagcaatatGTGGAGTCACCCAATGCTGATTTTGGGCAAAAGATTCAAGGCTGTCAGAAGAGGGCTAAAAACAAAGTGATTACATTTAGGGTCATCATGGAAGGAGTGTACATGGGTAGCCTGACACTTGTTTACACCAGCATGCACACTTAGATCTCATTACCTCTGACTAGATCCATTTTGCAccaaaaatgaaatgcaaagaaaGGAAAGGTAGCACTGCACTTTTCATTATGAGAAATGTTTTCTTCTTGCAGTTCTGATTTTCCTGTACTCACCAGACTCAGAAGCCCTGGAAAATCTGAACCTTCCACATGCAAGTTTCCTTTTCCCAAAGTGCCTGTGAATATATTTCACATCAAGTCCCTAAACTCTAATTTTGAAGAGTGGTCCTGACAGGGTGACTGGTAGTCACTGCAAAGGGTTCTTGCATTCAAAAATCTTTGGTGAATGTTTTCTTCAATAATGGACTAAAATTTAAGATATCCTCTATCCTGTTTGGAAGGATGGAACgttgtggtaatggatggtgacgATGGTAGCACAACGCTGTAAATGCTATTACCACCGAAGTACATATAGATACCTGAATGCTACTGAAAGGAAAATgtaatgactcccagggatgagcttcgtGGCACTGAGagtttattaccaagcaccaacaacCAAATATGCATGTGGAAATAGACTATGACCAAAATGAGGGCGCATTAAATATGTTTTATGGCCAAAAGACTTCAAAAAGTGCAGAGTTCATCCCAGACATTATGTCATGGTGGAAAACTCAAGtgcagatgaatggattaaaaaaaaaacaactttggtATAGgcaaataataaaacattattcagtcataaaaaggaatagagTTCTTAAGCCATGACACAAATGAATCTTCTGAACATTGTACTGAATGAAACAACACTCAAAAAGATGAATACTGTTGATTACCCTTTAGGAAGCATCTAAAATAATTaagagatggaaagtagattagaaggctgggaaaagagaatggagagttatgtttaaaaggaaaatgtttaatttatgaaaaattttagatAATGAATGCAGATCCTCTGGGGGACTTCACTAATTACCACACTAAACAAAACTTCAAACAAAAGCCCTACGGACATCTCTACACTATATGCAAGGCACCGAGGTCCATGAAATCCATACCTGTTCAGCTGGCTACACAGGAATTCCCTACATGTGATTCTTCTCCCCTTTTACTTCCATCTGTAGTTTTCACAACCATCAAACATATGTCTTAGAGATGTGAATCTTCAAACTGTTCGTATGCCAATTGAGCCCTCAATCCCAGCAGAGTCGTGACCAACAGTTACTCTCCAGCTCTTCAGActtgtccaggacaactaacgaaatGATGATGGTGGGCAAGTCCATCCCCCAAGTGGGGAGAATTTACAGTTACAAGCAAAACAGTTAATCATGGACTTAGGTAGACTTATTGTTTTTGGTATCATGTGGTAAcaaagaacttttaacattgataaaaagacagtgaCTACCAGAGTTTCAGAGGGAGAAGGAATGATAAGCAGGCAGAACACTACTTTTAGGGCATTGCAATTGTCCTGTATGTTACTGCAGTGACAGACACAGGGCATTATACGTTtgccaaagcctataaaactaaACAGTGTGAAGTGCAAAAGACacactatagaccttggttagtaacaGTGCTTCTATTTGGTTCATCAAGTCGAACAAATATCCATCATTAATGAATGGCATTAGTAATGGGAAAATGTGTATGAGGGTGGGTATAGGTAATACAGggatcccctatacttttgatgtaacttttctgtagttAAAACTTCTCGGAagtttataatgatttttaaaatgaaaatattagacCATATGTTTGGTAACAGAATAAACTTTTAAATCCATAGAACTACACTATACAGACAGGAAACACCAAGTTAAatcatggaatatagttaatattatgattattaaaatgttctctCACCAATTGTAATAAGTGTTCCACGTTGATGTGAGGTGTTATTAGGGTGGTACGTGGgaattctgcattttatgcatgatttcacTGTAAACCCAGAACTTTCctaagaaataaagaacacctATCTCTAGCAACTAGTCTCTTCTTCTTGTCCTCCCCAGTGCCTCTACTAGTAGAAATAATTGTGCCCTCATTTAGACACCCAAAGCATAATACATACGATCCACATTTGTAGGCCAAGCCCTTTTCCCTGGCTCCTTCTCTCCAGACTAGGAATTTCCTAGAGAATATTAAGAAGCCCTAAACAAGGAGTTCTATTTATTGCAtctactccaaaaaaaaaaaaaaaaaaaaatcatataaatacacacacaaagacagacatacgTGTTTGTGTTTATTTCTAACTACTATCACTTCAGTGTCTTCCTCTCTTATTACCCAGTTCTTCATTTCTCTCCTGCCCAGGAGAAGCATCTTGCCACCATTTCTTGTTTCTGAAGTAGCTCTTTATGCCTTCTGATATTTGCTCtatcattttcatattaaaagcTCTACGAGCCCTGAAACATGAACACATAGAAAAGTATAcagatacacatacatacacacacacacactaaaagcTGTATTTTTTTCCTGGGCAATATTAGAATATTAAGTTAATTCCTACAGGTCCTGTTCTGGAGACTATTCCTTCATCACTTGTGATTTCTTAAACTTTCTCCCCCATGAGTTCATATAATCCCTGCATGCCTATATTATCCATATTGCTGTGGGAGGGGTCAGGAGATAGACATGACAATTAAAAGACTGATTATATGAATAGAAAAGTGATGGAACACTCTAGTGAGTAATTCCATAGAGATTGGTAGTCATTTTCGGAGAAGGTGGTTATAAAGCCTTAGGGTGAGCCAAACCTAAATGTAGGAGTTTGACTGTGGAAATGAAACCCATGGAATGATGTTTCAGGGAAATGGAGCTAAAGATTCAGCCTTCCATCCATATGAGTGGCCTGGGCTGGTCATGCTCCTTTATTAGGCTTAAACTTCCCCATCCAGAACCTGTTTTGAAACAGTTCTCCAATGTTCCTGTCTCACAATGACTCCCTGCCTGACCTGGGGTGCATAAAGTCTTACTCTTAACCTCAGTTCCTCcaccacagaaatgaatttcccAGCAAATGACCACTGCATTTCAGTCCCCACTGCCCATTATCCTCACCCATCCTCTCCGTTCTCTGTGCTGGTCCCTTCTTCCcttgggtagtactgcagggcaTTGGGCCACAGGTCCTCATTGATGATCTGATAGAGGAAACAGGTAGGGTTAGGCCAGGGTAAGAACCTCATTCCCCAAGCAGCTAGGGGCAGGCCAACAAAGGCCACTTCTGATGATTCCCAGAGTTGCCCCACCTCAGCAATTCTGTTATACACTGCAAAGTTGTGGTCGGAGAACCAGTTGAAGAAGTTAAAGTTATCATTGTGATGCCTGTGACGGGAGGCCTGGCGTCCATAATCCCGGAACCACTGGACTGGAGTGGAATGAGAGGGCCTATATCCtgtagaaagaggaaaatgtgatCCAGGGACTGGATCCTTTCGGTTTAAGGCCCACCCCTACCATTTGCCATGATCCACCTGGAAAGCCATCTCTTACCAGTGACATTAAAGTCATACTCCTTAATGATTACTTCATTCTGGAAATACGGgtttctcctaaagaaaaacgTGATCTTGCAGTGGTTCTTGGCTTGGCTGTTCTCCACCTGCCATGACGACATGGAGTAGACATGTACAATCTCTTCCTAGAAGACCCCTGCCTGTTTCCATGGATGAATTATTTCCCCTTGCTGGCCCCCACCCAGCTCCAGCACCTCAGTCTTCCCTGCCTCACCTCCAGATTGGTCATGTAGTTAAGCATGTCTTCATCTTGGTCAGTGATCATGGCTGATATCTGGGGATGGTTCAGAATCTGCATTGAGTCAAGGAGCCTTCTAAGCTAGGAATGAAAGGGTTAAAAGCAGGCAAAGCATATCTGGCAAGCAACCAACATAAGGCAGGACATCTACCAGATAATCTGCCATTGTAGAGCTCTCTCTCAATTGCCATCCTTCATGAGAGGTTGCTTAGGCTCTACGGTCCTCTCGGTTTTCTGTGGCTGTCTGTACTCACATATGGACTGTTTGTTTCTAAGGAGCTCTTGATCCCTCTCTCTCCTATGTGCCCTCCTGTCTCTTCTGCCCTGATACTTCTTGGGTCTGGATGTGTGCTCTCTGGGCTCTCAGTGAGGACGTGGGGATGTTCACATAAGGCTATGACCTGAAAAATGTCCTCTGGTTTAACATGAGCTACATGGCTATGTTTGGAGCTCTGCTGGCATCACACAGTACAAGGAGATGGCATATATATTTGGAGGAAGAGCGCATGCAGTGAAGATGGTGCCAAGCAAGGGACAGCAGCTGTAGCACAAAGGAAATCACTGTTTGGAAAATGTGGTGTTTGGCAAGGAAATAGTGGCAGTGACAACACAGCACGTACATGACAGGATGGGAGTTTGCACAACATCCGGTCGGTTATTTTCCACGAAAAAGTGTGCTACACGTACCTGCTGTGTGTGAAagtttctttatgctgtttttaaTGCTGCATACAGATCTCCACACATACGTAAACACCCACGAAGTTTCCCCACATTACGCATAAGCCCAAAGGTTTCAGGCACCTTTTGCCTAGGATTTGCGTGAGTGTGGTTCAAGAAAGGCCGTTGTCTCATCCCTGGGCCCGTTGGTTCCCAACTGTACCCACCCCAGCTGTGAGTAACCCCTCGCCAACTGGCAGTGCCCTCTCTAACCACCATTTCCCTAGGTGAACCCCATGGAGGCCACCACGTGTGAGCAATAGGAAGGATACGGCTTTGACCCAGAAACCAGGAATACCCTGGATGACGGCTTTTCTGTTGTCCATGTGTTTTTTGCGCCTCTGCCACAGGGTACGCTTCAGCCGAAAGAAGGCCCTGCTGGCTTCGGCATTCACTGGCTCCAGATCTAACTGAAGGGCTAACAGCTGCTCCAAGGAGGGTCGGGTACTGGTGGGTCCACGTTCTGGCCGTGCCTGCCTGTTTTGCTTCCGCCTCTCCGCTAGTTTCTCCTCTCGCTCCTCCTCTACTACTATAACCGCCACCTCCAGTATATTCTCCACTACCACATCCTTCCCCACCTCTGCCTCGTCTTTCTTTCCCCGGATCTCGGTTGCCTGGAAGGCTACCTCCCCACATACCGGGGCCTCCCCCGACTCCTTCCCTCCAGCTGGGGCCTGTGCCTCCGGCCCTGCCCTGCAGCTCTGTGGGGACCGCTCGCCGGCAGGCCCCAGCGACTCTCCTACCAGAGGGCCGCTTGCCAGGCCAACGAGGTGTTCTGAGCGTGCCTGGGGAGCCGGGCCTTCGCCAGGACCCGCTTCACTCGCCATGTGGCCCGGGCCGGTGCAGGGAAAGACCCCGCACACGCTCTCCCCAGGCCACGCCCGCGGGTACAGCAGCGCCCCCTAGCTACGCGGGTGGGCCCCGGCAGCCTGTGGCGTTGGAGACGTCCTGGGCGCATGCGCAGCGTTTGGTGACGGCACGACGGCCAGTGACGGGGAAAGCCGCGCTTTCCACGCCCCACgccgctccccccccccacccccacccctccggcGGCGCAGAGCCCTGGCCCCTCCCGCTCCTGCCCTTCCCCGCTCCTGCCCCGCCCTCACACTGGGCTGGAGCAAAGCCTGCGCCTGCAACCCGCAGCCCAGCCTTCGAGGGAGCGAGTCTGCAGGGCGCTgctcacctccagcaggctggTGGGGAACGTGCGTGGCGCTCAGTGAAGGTCAGGTCAGGGCCCGCGCGGGGACCCCGGCTGGTTCTGGGGCGGAATTTCCTAAGCCATGGAGGCAGACCCCGCCATACAGGATCTGGCTGCCCGCAGCGATTATCCCGCCCACAAAACCTAAGCGGAGCCGGGAAAACTGCGCCCTGGCAGCCGAGCACCGGTGCCCGGAAAGGCGCCCTGTTCTGCCCCTAAGTTTCATTTTGGGGGCGCTAGGCCGCCTACCTGAAACCCCCCTCGCCCATACACCTGCCTCATTGAAGAGAAAAGACGGCAGGGAGGACGAcaaggaaaccaaaaaaaaaaagtctttcctaAGCTAGGGGAAGGTGGGTCTTCATTCTTGAGCCTATCCAATTATGAAAACGACTGATAGAGGGGCTCCTTCATCACCGTGTGTGGACTTACTCACAGGACCGTGACTTCCTGGAAGTCGTTCTTCTGGAGCGTCTGTTCTGCTTTTCCATACTCACCCTCTtcccattattatttttcctttcgtGGTACATATCTTGTAAGGCTTACTGATAAAATACTTTCTCCCGAGAGAGAATATTTCCCTCCCTTCCCGTGGTCGGGAAGTAAACTGTTAATTACTTCCATGTGATGAAGCAGAAGCCGCGGTAAAATTCAAATTTGATATTACTGACATTCAAGGATTCTTAATcttacaaatatttaaagatattaatAGATTTGTATGAAGGGAAGTGgttgtaaatataaaattttaaggtCTTCTGAATACTATGACAGTCAATTTAAGACTTATGCACCAACATTTTTCAAGATCAAAATGATTAttcaaaaactaagaaaatttcaaaCGAATCCATTTATTAGTTAACAGAAATCTGATGTCACCTTTGTGTTAAGAAATTCAAACATTTGAATGCTCTGAAATATGAAGGCACAGTAGAAAGGGCCTGCATTAATTAATTCAGGGAAGAAGGAGAAAGCAGTCATGATGAGGGAGTGTTTATTGAAGGAATAGCTAGTGAGATCCTATAGGGTATCAACATCACTTGCATTTGTGATGTTTTGTGTTGTGTATATCATAACATCAGCAGTTTAGCTCCACAAGCTATATCCATTGTGCTGCAGtaatgattagtggcaatgtgGCCTGCTGTTTAAAGAGCTTTTTCCTTGGCCTCTTCCAGCCAAGGCATGAGGGCCAGATTTAGTGGACCGTTTCCCTTTGCTGCTGGGATAAAATCCAGACGTGTGGGCTCACAATGGACAGCCTTGAGACCTGTGAGGCTTATCTGTCTCCACTTGCCTTCAGATTTTCATCCAGGCAACTGCGTAAAGGCCACCAAAAGGAAACTTGGGGAAATGCTTTACGGCTCAGGCTCAATACACTCTAGAAGCAATATGTATAATATACTTTATCCACACTATAGATAatccttcaatttttctttttatcgttGTAATGTACACATCTTTAATGTTTATTAAGGTAAAACACTTTTGAGCTAGTTAACTAGTGGGCAATGAAGGTAAAACTGTAAATACGTTAATAAAATCTGCAAGGAATAATCGATCCTATTTTGCATctgaggaggaaaaacataattttaatttccttcacttccctttactctctgtataaaaaatgacagaaataaataaaaatgataaactcaaaaaacaatttattcaaATCCCAAAGTTGGCACTCGAAGTGTTTGTCAGATCTGACTTTGGAACAGTTTTGAGTACTGGGTCTCCACATCTGAAAATCCTGAGAGAAAAATCTACTCAGGAACAACTTTGATAGCTGTTAAAGACAATCCTCAGGATTTCAGGAAACCTCTCTAGAATTTCAGATTCACGCTTTTTCTCAAATTATGTTCATTActttgtttgactttttgttttccctttctcacttacttcttaaaaaatcttctttgttttttccgATCAATTCTTTACTGTTTATTAGATGACCCCTTTTCTTGGGTTACAAAAAGTAAATCGTCAAGGAAATACAGCTGATGTATGTCTCTATGCGTGTGGGTTTTGATCACAGAGAAGATACAGTTTGCTGCCTCAACTCTCCCTACTAATTGTCTTTGAGTCTCTGTGTCAGTGAATGGAGAAATGTAAAAGGACAAGGCTAAGCAACCATTTATAGCATCTAACCAAATGCAGGTTTGCAGACACTTTCTGGCTCTTTTTTGATAGTAAACCCTTGGGCTGCCCACTGGCATGACCTTTCTGTAAATAGAAACTTGCTGGGGAGTAAAGCACAAATAAGGCAAGGTGGTAAAGGCAAGTGCCTCTTTGTGTACTATGGAAAAGAAATCGTACCTGGGTGATGGCACTTGTTTGGAAAGGGATGAAAGAACTTTAGGAGTTTTTCCGAACACTGTATGCGTGATCTGGATTTTGTTTATGAGATGGGTATATGATCTGGTAAAAACCACTCACAACATATTTTAGAAGATTTCATTTCTCCACAGTATTTTTAGAAATGCTATAAAGGAAGTTCCACCACCAAAGTAAATACTAGGATAGTAGATTATTTTTGACTCATGGGTATAAAAcactaaatattaaaggaaacaaaatggtACAGTTGAAACTATCCAGGGATAATGGCTATCGCAATGTTCAGCACAGATGTATTGCGGCGTTCTCAGGTTGCTAGGAGAATGCTTATCTCTTGCTAGAGGGAACTTCCTTTTTAGGAGGAGAAAACGCTAAAGAAAGATCCTCTGTGCTACTGCTAGGTGGGAAAAGCTGAACAGAAATAAGATACCTTCTCTGATATGCTTATGTTGCCAGGAAACCTAGGACCTGTCTTCCTCAGTGGTGTCTAGAGGGACACAAAGGAGACACCTAAGGATCTTCTTCTATTTGCCCATGCCTTTGTGTATTCCACACCCTTAAATGTGGGAGGGAtatgtgacttgcttctaacctaTACAATATGGCAAGGATGATGGATGTCCCTGGAGTTATTACATGTCAACTCTTAGagccttctttttcttccagagaAAGAGGGACTCTCTTTGTTGACTTGAAGAACTTAGCGACTACCGTTGAGGCCTTCACACAGTAGCCAGCAAGCACCCAGGCCTTCAGTTTATTGGGTGGAGGAAAATTAATTCCGCCACCAACTGGGATGATATTGGAAGTCATTTCTTTTCCAGAAGATTCCAAATGAGAACAGAGCTGGCCCGCATGTTGGGTACAGTCCCATGCGAGCTCGTATTGAGGACCAAGCTAAGTTCTGCCCAGAATACTAACTACTCAACTGCTATGAGGTAGTAAACAGGTGTAGTTTTAAGCCACTCTATGTGTGTCGGTTTTTTACGtggcaatagaaaatgaatacatcttctcctttcttcacttGTGGAAAAAGCCTGTTAATTCCCTACTTGCCTCTACTGGATAACTTCCCATGTACAGTTGACAAGACAG
The window above is part of the Dasypus novemcinctus isolate mDasNov1 chromosome Y unlocalized genomic scaffold, mDasNov1.1.hap2 SUPER_Y_unloc_3, whole genome shotgun sequence genome. Proteins encoded here:
- the LOC139438617 gene encoding testis-specific Y-encoded protein 2-like — translated: MASEAGPGEGPAPQARSEHLVGLASGPLVGESLGPAGERSPQSCRAGPEAQAPAGGKESGEAPVCGEVAFQATEIRGKKDEAEVGKDVVVENILEVAVIVVEEEREEKLAERRKQNRQARPERGPTSTRPSLEQLLALQLDLEPVNAEASRAFFRLKRTLWQRRKKHMDNRKAVIQGIPGFWVKAILNHPQISAMITDQDEDMLNYMTNLEVENSQAKNHCKITFFFRRNPYFQNEVIIKEYDFNVTGYRPSHSTPVQWFRDYGRQASRHRHHNDNFNFFNWFSDHNFAVYNRIAEIINEDLWPNALQYYPREEGTSTENGEDGARRAFNMKMIEQISEGIKSYFRNKKWWQDASPGQERNEELGNKRGRH